In the Eptesicus fuscus isolate TK198812 chromosome 12, DD_ASM_mEF_20220401, whole genome shotgun sequence genome, one interval contains:
- the RBBP9 gene encoding serine hydrolase RBBP9 gives MASPCKAVIVPGNGGVDVAAHGWYCWVKKRLDQIPGFQCLAKNMPDPITARESIWLPFMETELHCDERTIIIGHSSGAIAAMRYAETHRVYAIVLVSAYTSDLGDENERASGYFNRPWQWEKIKANCPHIVQFGSTDDPFLPWKEQQEVADSLEAKFYKFTDRGHFQNTEFPELIDVVKSMLKVSAQKE, from the exons ATGGCTTCTCCTTGCAAAGCGGTAATTGTTCCCGGGAACGGAGGCGTGGATGTGGCGGCCCATGGATGGTATTGCTGGGTGAAGAAGAGGCTGGATCAG ATACCTGGTTTCCAGTGTTTGGCTAAAAACATGCCTGACCCAA TTACAGCTCGAGAGAGCATCTGGCTGCCCTTCATGGAGACAGAGCTGCATTGTGACGAGAGGACCATCATCATAGGCCACAGTTCCGGGGCCATCGCGGCCATGAG GTATGCAGAAACACATCGAGTGTATGCGATTGTATTAGTGTCTGCATACACATCAGACTTAGGGGATGAAAATGAGCGTGCAAGTG gCTACTTCAACCGCCCCTGGCAGTGGGAGAAGATCAAAGCCAACTGCCCTCACATTGTGCAGTTTGGCTCCACTGATGATCCTTTCCTGCCCTGGAAGGAACAACAAGAAGTGGCAGATAGTCTGGAAGCCAAATTTTACAAATTCACTGACCGTGGCCACTTTCAGAACACAGAGTTTCCTGAACTGATTGATGTGGTAAAGTCTATGCTGAAAGTATCAGCACAAAAAGAATGA